The stretch of DNA CTCTTCGTGTCCATCCTCTCGCAGTCCTCGGGCACGCGAACGCTACCGATGGGTCTCCAGTTATTCCAGACGGCTAACCAAGTCGACTGGGGAGCAGTCACTGCAGCAGCAGTAGTGACGATGATCCCCGTCTTGTTGCTGTTCGCGTTCGTCCAGAGTTGGCTCGTTGAAGGACTCTCAAACACTGGAACGAAGGGGTCATAATACAGTCTGGGGCGATCTACAAAGGCTGTCTCTCAATGCGGTTTCGGATTCAAGCATTGGATCGGCTACCCCATCGATACTAGCTGCACAACATCAAAGACCAACTGCAACACTCTCCCAACATAGACGCATTCACAGAGATCCATGACAAGAATCACTGAGTACGAACTGTTCGAGGTACCGCCACGCTGGGTATTCCTCAAAATCACGACGAGCGACGGCACCGTTGGCTGGGGAGAGCCAGTCGTCGAAGGCCGTGCAAAGACCGTCCGTACTGCTGTCGAGGAACTGATGGACAACTATCTCCTCGATGAAGATCCGTCACGGATCGAGCATCACTGGCAACGCCTCTACCGCGGGGGCTTCTATCGCGGTGGACCCATTCTCATGAGCGCCATCTCTGGAATCGACCAGGCGCTGTGGGACATCAAAGCAAAGCAGTTTGATGCACCAATCTACGAATTACTTGGTGGTGCTGCCCGCGACCGTATTCGTGTCTACCAATGGATCGGTGGCGACCGGCCGTCCGAGGTCGGTCACGCTGCAGTTGAAAAAGTTGACAACGGCTTTACCGCATTGAAAATGAACGGCACCTCGGAGATGCGCCGTGTCGATACTCCTGGGGCCGTTCAGGAGGCTCGAGACCGGCTATCCGAAGTTCGTGACGCCGTTGGTGATGATGTCGACATCGGCGTGGACTTCCATGGCCGTGTCAGCAAACCGATGGCCAAGCGACTCGTCGAGGCTCTCGAGCCGTACGAACCGATGTTCATCGAAGAGCCAGTCTTGCCGGAACACAACGACGCGCTCCCAGAAATCGCTCAGCACACGACGGTTCCAATCGCGACCGGTGAACGAATGTACTCTCGGTGGGACTTTAAATCGCTGTTCAAGCAGGGCGTCGTTGACGTGATCCAGCCGGACCTCTCCCACGCTGGCGGCATTACCGAGGTCAAGAAAATTGCGAGCATGGCAGAGGCCTACGACGTTGCCGTTGCGCCACATTGTCCGCTCGGACCAATCGCACTGGCTTCGTGTATTCAGGTTGACGCCTGTACACCAAATGCACTGATTCAGGAACAGAGTCTCAATATCCACTACAATCAAACGAGTGATGTGCTCGATTACCTGGCTGATCCGACCGTCTTCGAGTACCAGGATGGGTACGTCACCCTGCCAACTGGGCCTGGGTTAGGCATCAATATTGACGAGGACGTCGTTCGCGAACGCGCGGCACAAGACGTCAACTGGCACAATCCAGTCTGGAGACACGACGACGGGAGCGTCGCCGAGTGGTAGCGACCGGAGGGAGGGAGTACTAGTACGATCTTCACAAGACTGCTGTGGAAATACAATCTGAGTGTAAATACGGTAAAATAGCATGTATAAATATGTATTTTGTAAGCAGAGGCGCATAACACCCACCAAGAGATCAATAAGCAATCGCCGTGTATCTCAAGTTATAGCTGACGACGCGACCAACAAAAACACCGACATAACTATCAATAAGTTTTCCTTTTTAGAGTGGAAAATTCAAACAGGAGCCTTAAACCGCCCATAGGACACAAATACAACTATTATAGATCCGCAGAGTCCCATATGTGAATTGATTTTATTGTCTCTTGATACAGACTCACTCAACAGCATAGAACAGTTAATAGTTCACAATGAATACAATGTTGATGTCGACGCCATCCCCGTTCGTTCCAGGCAATCGCTCGAAAGCACACCGGAAAGACCCAAAGGTGATCCCCAGAACGGAGAAATAAGTCCCTCATCGGGGCGGCCCAGCGCTCACACAGTGGTGTCTGCACGCGGGAGCGTAAAGTAGAACGTCGTCCCAGAACCGGGTTCTGACTCGAGCCAGATGTCACCGCTGTGGCGTTCGATGATGCGGGTGCAAACGGCAAGTCCAATGCCCGTTCCCGAATGCTGATCGGTTGGATGTAAGCTTTGAAAGAGTTCGAAAACACGCTCGCTGTTGTCTGGCTCAATACCGATTCCCTCGTCAGCAACCGATATGAGTGCATCTGAGCCCTCCGTGGTCGCCGAGACTGTTACTCGTGGCGGATCGTCCCCACTATACTCAATTGCGTTCGACAACAAGTTCTGGAAGACCTGGCGCAACTGGCCTGCGTCACCGTCGACTCGAGGCAGCGATTCAGCCGTGATCTCGGCGTTGCTTTCTTCGATTCGCATGTGAAGGTCCTGGCGAACATCTGCCAGCACAGCGTCCAATTCGACCGGTTCGAACGGATCGCCGTGCGTTTCGATCCGTGAATACTCGAGGAGACCGTTGATCATCTCGCGCATCCGTTCAGCACCGTCGACGGCGTAGTCGATGAATTCTTGGCCATCCTCGTCGAGTTCGTCTGCGTAGCGGTTCTCGACCAACTGGAGATAGCTTGTAACCATCCGCAGCGGCTCTTGGAGGTCGTGTGAGGCCGCGTACGCAAACTGCTCGAGTCGTTGGTTGGAAGCCTCGAGTTTGCGTTCGAACTGCTTGCGCTCGGTGATGTCAGCCAGTGCACCGGGAAACAAAACAGGCTCACCATCGTCGTCGTACGTGACGTGACCGCGGGCAACCACCCATCGGAGGTCGCCGTCGTCGTTCCAGACCCGATACTCCTGGTCGTACTCGTCTCCCGACTCGATGGCGTCCTCGATTCGTTGTTTAACGCGCTCGCGATCGTCTTCGTGGATGGCTGTGATGAACTCCTCAAGTGAAACCCCCTCAGTAGCTGCGTCCGGATCAATCCCGAACTTATTGGCAAACGACGCACTCGTGACCATCCGGTCGTCGGGAATGTGCCACTCCCACGTTCCAACAGCACCGGCTTCGGCCGCCGCCTCCAACCGCTCTTTTGCATCCTCAAGTTCTTGCTCGCGTTCGACCCGTTCGGTGACGTCGTTCGCCGTCCCGAGCCAGCGAGTGACGGTTCCATCGTCATCTAAAAGCGGGGTGGCACGCGAGACGACCCAGGTGACACTACCATCCTCGCGAATAATACGGTGTTCAAGCTCGAAGCTTTGTTGTGTACGAATAGCGTCGTCGATGGTTTCCCGAACACGGGGCCGGTCCGCAGACGGGACGTGCTCGTCAATCCACGATGATCCGTCTTCGTCAGTATTGGGGAAGAAATTGGTCCCCTCAACACTCTGTACCTCGGTCCACGCTGCGTTCGTCGTGAACACAGCATCTGATGTCGTCGTCACTAACGCACGAAACCGCTCTTCGCTCTCACGCAGTTGTTCGTACGCCTCCTGCTTTGCCTCTCGGAGAACCTTCTGTCCACGCAAGACAACATCGGATGCGAGTTGTTCGTCGACGGGCGTGTCGGGGTCCTGCAACAACTCCATGTCACCATCTGCATGAAGCTCCTGAACGATTGGCGTGACATCGTCAACAGAATGGATAATATACTCGAGATCACCGTCTGAGGTGAAAACCGGCGAATTAATCGGGCTCCACCAGCGTTCCTCGAATTCCTCACCACCCGACTCACGGGTGGGAATCGGATAGTGTGTCACCGACATTACATCGATCTCACCGGTCTCAGTAACTGTCTCGAGTGAACGGCGCAAGTTTTCGGCGCCATCAGCCGGGTCGTCAGGGTTGTTCGGAAAGATTTCAAAGAGTGAAGCACCCAAGACATCCGCCCGATCAGTCATCGTCGCCTCGAGATAAGCGTCGCTCACGGCGATTATTTTGTGGTTCCCAGGTTTGACAATGAGATAGTTCCCTGGAACGTTCTCGAACAACCGGCGGAAGGTCGCTTCCGTGGTCTCTGGACCCGTTCCATCACAGTCAGGGCATTCGCGAACAATGCCAACAGCTCCCTGTGGGCCGTTGCTCGTCTCGAGGACGGTGACTCGGACAGTACAGTGAATCTGTTCTTCGGCGGCAGTCCCGATACTAAGGGTAAGGATGTTGCTCTGTTCGTCTGGGTTCGCTCGAAGTCTGTCGACCTCGCGACTGATCGCCAAAGTGTCTCCGCCGAAGAGCACAGACATGTGCTCGCCACGCAGTGTCTCGCGTGTGTATCCAGTCAGCGCAACAAGCGCATCGTTGAACGCGATGAGACGTCCCTCACCATCGAGTCGGTAGACTCCATCGTCGATCGTATTGATAAGAGCCCGATAGTGCTGGAGGGCTTCAGAATTGTCTGCATCACCCCACAATAGAAATTCAGCAGACCTCGCCGAGTCGTTCATATACGTAGTAGCGGCCCCGAATCAGATAAGTTTCGTGCCGACCTCGAGTTGTGGATGACAGAACGGCACGGTAAACTACCCCACCCTACTCCTTCGGCGAATAAGCGCCTCAGTCCTTGAGGGTAGCGCGGGACCGAAGGTCCCGCTGACCATGCAAACGGGCGCTTCGCACCCGTGAGCAGATGGGGCTTTGATGTGGACTCCCGGCAATCAGTCACCAGCAATAGGCTGCTATAGTAACAACTGAAACTGTGTACACACCAATCGCATAGCCGTCATGCGATTGGGTGTGCACTGACTGTCAGTGGCTACTATAGATATCGTGTGTTCCATGTAGATAACTAATAGTTTCACCGAATATACATCTCGTGTGTATTCCAATTTGGTCCCAGGCTGGATAGCAACCATTTTCCTGCAGAACGTACCGTATGCGCCTATGTTACTCTCTGGAACCGTCATCGCCGATGCCTCGACCGTCATCGAAGACGGTAGCATCGTCGTTGATGGCTCGCGTATCGAGGCAGTCGGGCCTCGAGAGACGCTTCGCCAGCGCTATCCCAACCTCGAGGAACGCACAGTCGATATTCTTCTCCCGGGGCTCGTCGGCGGCCATCTCCACTCGGTACAGAGTCTCGGCCGTGGCATCGCCGACGATCACGAACTGCTCGATTGGCTGTTCGAGTACGTGTTGCCGATGGAAGCCTCGCTCACCGCAGACGAGATGGAAATCGCCGCGAAGTTGGGCTACCTCGAGATGATCGAGAGCGGGACAACGACCTGTATCGATCACCTCTCGGTCAATCACGCCGAACGGGCGTTCGAAGCAGCTGGCGAAATCGGCATTCGCGGCGTGTTGGGCAAGGTATTGATGGACCAACGCGCCCCCGAGGGACTGCTCGAGTCGACCGAAGACGCACTCGCTGAAAGCGAACAGCTCATTCAGGAGTACCATGGGGCGTTCGACGATCGCATCCGGTATGCGGTGACACCCCGATTTGCGGTCTCCTGTACTGAAAACTGTCTCCGCGGTGCTCGAGAGTTGGCAGACACCTATGACGGCGTTCGGATCCACACGCATGCAAGCGAAAATCGCAGTGAGATCGAAACCGTCGAAGGTGATACCGGCTTGCGAAACATCCACTGGCTCGACGAGGTCGGCCTTACCGGCGAAGATGTGGTGCTCGCACATTGCGTCTGGACTGACGAAAGCGAACGGGAGGTACTTGCAGAGACGGGTACCCACGTCACGCACTGCCCATCTTCGAACATGAAACTCGCAAGCGGGATTGCGCCGGTCGTTGACTATCTCGAGCGCGGGATCAACGTCGCACTGGGCAACGATGGCCCGCCGTGTAACAACACGCTCGATCCGTTCACCGAGATGCGCCAGGGGAGTCTCCTACAGAAAGTCGACCGACTCAACCCGGTTGCAGCCTCCGCAAGCGAACTACTCGAGATGGCGACACTGAACGGGGCACGCGCGGCTGGCTTCGACAAACTCGGCGCGATCCGTGAGGGATGGCGAGCCGATATCATCGGCATCGATACCGATCATACCCGGGCAACACCGCTGCATGATCCGCTCTCGCATCTCGTCTACGGCGCCCACGGCGACGACGTCGTATTCTCGATGATCGACGGCAACGTCGTTCTCGAGGACGGCGAGATTCAGACGGTCGACGCCAACGCAATTCGGGAGGAAGCGACCGCCATTGCCGATGGTTTTGATCTCGAGGGCCATCGGGACGCTGCCAGAAACGTTCAGCCATGATTGTCGGCGGGAAGGAAACCATGTGCGGAAAACGATGAAGGTGTTGCTGCCCTGTACAATAGGTGCCTATTTCCTAAAAGAAGGCTATTTTACAACAGCAGGCTCTTTCGCCTATCAAATTTGCTGATGAGTGAGTACTACCGAGCGATGAGACACTGATTCGTCCGGGAAACAGGACAAGACACCTCAAAAACCGAACGTATATCGTGACATATATAGTCCACAACCAATAAGAAAATCTAGACGAGACAACCACGCACAGGAGTCCACTCCCTTGTTGCACCAGTTCAAGTCGACAAGGAGACGAAATTCATGACAGACGATCTCTCCGTGAGTTTACCGGATGATGCCTTTGGGGTACTGAGTCATGATCTTCGACTGGCTGTCTTAGACGTTCTGCAACGGGCACAAAAGGCCGATACGTTCGCCGCCGAACCCGTTGCCTATGCTGAACTCGCTATGTTGGTCAGTGAACGCCTCGAGAAGGACTTTACGCGAGATTCTGGCAATTTCAATTACCATCTTCGAACACTACGAGACGCGGGATTCATCCGTCGGGTTGATGGGGGATATCGCATCCGTCAGGCAGGCGTTCGGGTTGTTCGCGCCGTCAGAGCAGGAAACATTTCTAATGAGACACAGTTCGAGTCGGTTCCGATCAACGAGCCCTGTCCGTACTGCAACGCAGAGTCAACAATTTCGTTAGACGATGATTGGCTGTTTATCCGCTGTTCGTCCTGCGATGGGGCCTTCGCACAGGACGAAACGCTTCCTAGTGGAACACTGGCTGGATTCGAAGTATCGCCAGCTAGCGTCCAGGGTCGTGACCCAATCGAGACATTCAAAGTTGCGTTTCAACTCGGCCAACAAGTGCACCGATCGTTCGCTGCAGGTATTTGTCCAGAGTGTGGTGGCACAACCACGACAGAAATTCTCGAGACCTGCCTCGAGCATGAATTGACAGAAGAACACGTCTGTGATGCCTGTGGACGAACGACGGATGAGTTCGTTGCCGTTTCGTGTGATGTGTGTAATCGATCGCTGATGACGTTTCCGGCAATCGTCGTTGCGACTGATCCACATGTCATCGCAACTATGTACGAACGTGGGAGAGACGTCACTGATCAGACGTGGGGAGCACTCTCTCGACCACCCGATTGGCCGTGTCACCACGTTCAGACTGAGCCACCAATTCTCGAGTATGTGATCCCTGTACCTGACGGAGAGGATATCCGCGTACAACTCGATATGTCACTAACGGTCCGTATCATAAATCCATGAGCGGGGAAGGCCGACAGTCAGAACAACGGCGCAATTGGATCGTTCCGAACCGGTGCACCCGCAATCGCAACAGAGAGACTCATTTCGCCAACACCTGCCTCAAGCTCGAGGACATCGCCGAGCGGTCCCCGTGGATCGTAATTCAGCATAAGGCGATTCGCGCCGCCAGGATTCGCCCGAAGCGTTTCCCAGAGTGTCCGTGCGGCGTCTTCGTGTCCGGATGCATACCAAAGGTCAGAGAGCATCGTCATTCGAAGTTCCTTGCTGTCGGGAATCGCCGGTGGCAGTGAGTCTGCCTCCTCGAGTTCCGGTGGCAGTGAATCAACAACAAGAGACATCACTTTGTGCATGTCCGAGGCGAAAACGCCTGCAACGACCTCGTCGTCGACGGTCGCAACGACGTAGCGATGAATCGGTTCCTCGATCGGCGAATCACCAAGCCGGTCTGTCAGGCCCGAAGCTGTGTACGGTCGGTACACGTCCGTCTCGGAGTAGAATTCGTTTGACTGTTCGACGGCAACTGCTTGCTCATCCAGAGTTCCGTCGTGAATAGCAATGCGGTCGGTGGTCGGACCCTCCTCGAGCGGTGAGGCGGGATACATGACGAACTCGGACTCGAGCGAATCGGCCCACCATTCAGCGACCGCTTCTGAGGGATCGTTTCCGTGCTGGATATTCGAGAACACAACGCAGTCTTCGCCCAGTTGTTCTCGGGCGAACTCGATACGTTGTGTGACAATCCGTTTGGCTAGTCCCTGCCCGCGGAAATCAGGATGGACTGCAAGCGCGTTTAATAGTGCACTTGGCCGTAGTTCATCGTCGAAGCGCGCTTCGGTAAATGAAACGAAACCCACTCCTGCGAGTCGCCCATCATCGGTTTCGGCAACAAATCCCGTCGTATCAGGTCGTAACCCAGCGTAGACGTCGTATGGATCGTACGCAAACCGTGGTGCAAAACTCACGGCCCCTTCGTCAGGACTGTTCGTAAAGAGTCGTCCAATCGCCTCTCCATCGGCAGGTCGTGCGGTTCGGATCTGCACGGGTGTCGCTGCATCGCTTTTGGTTGTCATTTTCGAACAGCCTCGTCTCTTCCTGTGCCTGCACTATTATAAACTCTTCTGAACGTATATTAAATTGATACATACACATACATTGTGAGAATCAGTTTGGCTCTGACATCGGTATCAAGAGTAGAGTATATTGCTCTAAGGAGTTATTCAGCGTTAATAATCTCTATTGGCATCGGTGTGGATGTCACTTTCATTGTCAGATCCGTTTTCTGTGACGTTATCGTCTTCACTATCATCTTGATCGTTGTCAATACGTTCGCTCGTATTCTCGACAGAATCACCACCGAAATCGGTATTCGTATTTTCATCCTCGAGTACGTCCTTTTCAGAAGCGGTCTCGTTGTCTGTACTCGATGCGGTCTCGTTCTCACTCGTATCTGCTGACTCCTCGAGATCGGACGGACCGACAGCAGGCTGATTGGTAGCTGCGGTTGTGACTGTCGAGACAGAATCGTCGTCAGTTGTGGTTGTCGAAAACTCGCTGGTTACCTGTTCAGAGTCAGAGAACATGGCAAGGGTTCCTGCGCCACTGAAAACAGCGCTCCCAATAATTATCACTGCAATGACGGCGACCAGACGACGACTCATTGGACTACCTCCTCGTTATCAACGGATTGCTGGCTAGTGTTGTCTGCAGTCTCGGTAGTGACACCAGCGCCCGAAGGTGTCGAATCGGTTGTCTGAGAGCCTTCCCAGATGAACGCGGATTCATCCGGTGTGCTAATGGGCCCAGATTCAGCGTCCTGTACAGCGACCTCGTCAGTTGAAGTGGAGTCTCCCTCATCTCGATTGAGAGCGTCGGAACCATCTGGTAACGGACCCGAGGCACCAGCAGAGCTGCCATCTGATTCTGCGCCGCTACGTCGTGCTGCGAGCCAGATGGCACCAAGGCCAAGGAAGGAAAAACTCGTGGCGAACGCTGCAGTGATCGCGAGTGGTGTCTGCACCAACATTGCAACGTAGATGCTGTATGGCATCACCAGAGACAGAATACCGAGTGTAAGCGTTAGATCCGCTGCATGGACGCCGACGACATCGTCCCCATCCATCCCATCAGCCGACTCGCCGTCTTGGTCACTGGAACGTGTGTGAGTCATCTCTGCGTCGGCTGCCGTTCCAGTGACCTCATCTGTGTCGTCTGTAGTGTTTGAGGCAGCTGCCGTCTCCCCCGGTGAATCAGGCGCTGTGTCGCTCGAGTCGTGTTCGACGGACTGGAACAGCGACCAGAGTTCCGAGAGGACGAGGAATCCGACTGGAATGCCCACGAGCAACACGATACCAAGCGGTGTCGAGCCAAACTGGATGACGTGACCGATAAGCGGAATCGTC from Natronolimnobius sp. AArcel1 encodes:
- a CDS encoding PAS domain S-box protein, which produces MNDSARSAEFLLWGDADNSEALQHYRALINTIDDGVYRLDGEGRLIAFNDALVALTGYTRETLRGEHMSVLFGGDTLAISREVDRLRANPDEQSNILTLSIGTAAEEQIHCTVRVTVLETSNGPQGAVGIVRECPDCDGTGPETTEATFRRLFENVPGNYLIVKPGNHKIIAVSDAYLEATMTDRADVLGASLFEIFPNNPDDPADGAENLRRSLETVTETGEIDVMSVTHYPIPTRESGGEEFEERWWSPINSPVFTSDGDLEYIIHSVDDVTPIVQELHADGDMELLQDPDTPVDEQLASDVVLRGQKVLREAKQEAYEQLRESEERFRALVTTTSDAVFTTNAAWTEVQSVEGTNFFPNTDEDGSSWIDEHVPSADRPRVRETIDDAIRTQQSFELEHRIIREDGSVTWVVSRATPLLDDDGTVTRWLGTANDVTERVEREQELEDAKERLEAAAEAGAVGTWEWHIPDDRMVTSASFANKFGIDPDAATEGVSLEEFITAIHEDDRERVKQRIEDAIESGDEYDQEYRVWNDDGDLRWVVARGHVTYDDDGEPVLFPGALADITERKQFERKLEASNQRLEQFAYAASHDLQEPLRMVTSYLQLVENRYADELDEDGQEFIDYAVDGAERMREMINGLLEYSRIETHGDPFEPVELDAVLADVRQDLHMRIEESNAEITAESLPRVDGDAGQLRQVFQNLLSNAIEYSGDDPPRVTVSATTEGSDALISVADEGIGIEPDNSERVFELFQSLHPTDQHSGTGIGLAVCTRIIERHSGDIWLESEPGSGTTFYFTLPRADTTV
- a CDS encoding signal peptidase I; protein product: MNIRKLAHIGGIVLLITLVVPFIVYAVPGVIGADHGFVVLSGSMEPELSPGDVVIVDETDPEAITDGDVITYAEADEATPVTHRVIDVQEQNGNVAYETQGDANPEPDTELVPEDNLLGSVILTIPLIGHVIQFGSTPLGIVLLVGIPVGFLVLSELWSLFQSVEHDSSDTAPDSPGETAAASNTTDDTDEVTGTAADAEMTHTRSSDQDGESADGMDGDDVVGVHAADLTLTLGILSLVMPYSIYVAMLVQTPLAITAAFATSFSFLGLGAIWLAARRSGAESDGSSAGASGPLPDGSDALNRDEGDSTSTDEVAVQDAESGPISTPDESAFIWEGSQTTDSTPSGAGVTTETADNTSQQSVDNEEVVQ
- a CDS encoding 5'-deoxyadenosine deaminase, yielding MLLSGTVIADASTVIEDGSIVVDGSRIEAVGPRETLRQRYPNLEERTVDILLPGLVGGHLHSVQSLGRGIADDHELLDWLFEYVLPMEASLTADEMEIAAKLGYLEMIESGTTTCIDHLSVNHAERAFEAAGEIGIRGVLGKVLMDQRAPEGLLESTEDALAESEQLIQEYHGAFDDRIRYAVTPRFAVSCTENCLRGARELADTYDGVRIHTHASENRSEIETVEGDTGLRNIHWLDEVGLTGEDVVLAHCVWTDESEREVLAETGTHVTHCPSSNMKLASGIAPVVDYLERGINVALGNDGPPCNNTLDPFTEMRQGSLLQKVDRLNPVAASASELLEMATLNGARAAGFDKLGAIREGWRADIIGIDTDHTRATPLHDPLSHLVYGAHGDDVVFSMIDGNVVLEDGEIQTVDANAIREEATAIADGFDLEGHRDAARNVQP
- the dgoD gene encoding galactonate dehydratase; the protein is MTRITEYELFEVPPRWVFLKITTSDGTVGWGEPVVEGRAKTVRTAVEELMDNYLLDEDPSRIEHHWQRLYRGGFYRGGPILMSAISGIDQALWDIKAKQFDAPIYELLGGAARDRIRVYQWIGGDRPSEVGHAAVEKVDNGFTALKMNGTSEMRRVDTPGAVQEARDRLSEVRDAVGDDVDIGVDFHGRVSKPMAKRLVEALEPYEPMFIEEPVLPEHNDALPEIAQHTTVPIATGERMYSRWDFKSLFKQGVVDVIQPDLSHAGGITEVKKIASMAEAYDVAVAPHCPLGPIALASCIQVDACTPNALIQEQSLNIHYNQTSDVLDYLADPTVFEYQDGYVTLPTGPGLGINIDEDVVRERAAQDVNWHNPVWRHDDGSVAEW
- a CDS encoding helix-turn-helix domain-containing protein, with translation MTDDLSVSLPDDAFGVLSHDLRLAVLDVLQRAQKADTFAAEPVAYAELAMLVSERLEKDFTRDSGNFNYHLRTLRDAGFIRRVDGGYRIRQAGVRVVRAVRAGNISNETQFESVPINEPCPYCNAESTISLDDDWLFIRCSSCDGAFAQDETLPSGTLAGFEVSPASVQGRDPIETFKVAFQLGQQVHRSFAAGICPECGGTTTTEILETCLEHELTEEHVCDACGRTTDEFVAVSCDVCNRSLMTFPAIVVATDPHVIATMYERGRDVTDQTWGALSRPPDWPCHHVQTEPPILEYVIPVPDGEDIRVQLDMSLTVRIINP
- a CDS encoding GNAT family N-acetyltransferase, producing the protein MTTKSDAATPVQIRTARPADGEAIGRLFTNSPDEGAVSFAPRFAYDPYDVYAGLRPDTTGFVAETDDGRLAGVGFVSFTEARFDDELRPSALLNALAVHPDFRGQGLAKRIVTQRIEFAREQLGEDCVVFSNIQHGNDPSEAVAEWWADSLESEFVMYPASPLEEGPTTDRIAIHDGTLDEQAVAVEQSNEFYSETDVYRPYTASGLTDRLGDSPIEEPIHRYVVATVDDEVVAGVFASDMHKVMSLVVDSLPPELEEADSLPPAIPDSKELRMTMLSDLWYASGHEDAARTLWETLRANPGGANRLMLNYDPRGPLGDVLELEAGVGEMSLSVAIAGAPVRNDPIAPLF